A region from the Eptesicus fuscus isolate TK198812 chromosome 1, DD_ASM_mEF_20220401, whole genome shotgun sequence genome encodes:
- the TCEAL9 gene encoding transcription elongation factor A protein-like 9: MKPCQKMEGKPENESEPNLEEEPKSEEKPEEEEEPEEEEKTEGTFRERLIQSLQEFKEDIHNRHLSKDDMFREVNELDEIRRVRNKLIVMRWKVNRNHPYPYLM; the protein is encoded by the coding sequence ATGAAACCCTGtcaaaaaatggaaggaaaaccaGAAAATGAGAGTGAGCCAAATCTTGAGGAAGAGCCCAAGTCTGAGGAAaagccagaggaggaggaagagccagaggaggaggaaaaaacagAAGGAACTTTTAGAGAAAGGCTGATTCAGTCTCTCCAGGAatttaaagaagatatacacaacAGGCATTTAAGCAAGGATGATATGTTTAGAGAAGTGAATGAATTAGATGAGATAAGGAGAGTAAGAAACAAACTTATAGTGATGCGTTGGAAGGTTAATCGAAACCATCCTTACCCTTATTTAATGTAG